In Carettochelys insculpta isolate YL-2023 chromosome 21, ASM3395843v1, whole genome shotgun sequence, a single genomic region encodes these proteins:
- the LOC142023934 gene encoding uncharacterized protein LOC142023934, whose translation MAQTPPDVLVDVCTRECGICYEAYKAASTWRVPKLLLCHHSLCLACLRKLVCQTQDISFVVCPFCRMVTLVPEQGLQALQDDEDVLRESSAQSSLAGAGSAPGGEEEEEAVAAAAAAASSTVEGSSHDSSLSLDVEFNYVTHSSIFTISSMVAPYGLSVSGSPRPWGGLHMQEVQNAFVVGLPGRAAPPEVQPPITSVENLRLCFAMGILILIISIFFLLLFLK comes from the coding sequence ATGGCGCAGACTCCTCCTGATGTCCTGGTGGATGTGTGCACCAGGGAGTGTGGGATCTGCTATGAAGCCTACaaagctgcttccacgtggcgaGTGCCTaagctgctgctgtgccaccACTCGCTGTGCCTTGCCTGCCTCAGGAAGCTGGTGTGCCAGACCCAGGACATCTCCTTTGTGGTCTGCCCCTTCTGCCGGATGGTGACCCTGGTGcccgagcaggggctgcaggccctgcaggaTGACGAAGATGTTCTGCGGGAATCgtcagcccagagcagcctggcgggggctggctcagccccagggggagaggaggaggaggaggcggtggcggcggcagcagcagcagcctccagcactgTGGAGGGCTCTTCCCATGACTCGTCGCTCTCCCTGGATGTGGAGTTTAACTACGTGACCCATTCATCCATCTTCACCATCAGCAGCATGGTGGCCCCCTACGGCTTGTCCGTCTCAGGGAGCCCCCGGCCCTGGGGCGGGCTTCACATGCAAGAGGTGCAAAACGCCTTCGTTGTGGGGCTTCCGGGCCGAGCAGCACCCCCCGAGGTTCAGCCACCCATCACCTCCGTGGAGAACCTGCGCCTGTGCTTCGCCATGGGCATTCTCATCCTCATCATCTCCATCTTCTTCCTGCTGCTCTTCCTGAAGTAG